From the Bacteriovorax sp. Seq25_V genome, one window contains:
- a CDS encoding serine protease, whose amino-acid sequence MKLKLLILLSLTLSTFAMNKGVYGTDDRVEASLYHNPIIKEQSKAVAAMIYSSHIKEIDENTHELMWGKYGMLDNFCKEVPFQGQPTSSNCTAFLISPTKVMTAGHCMRSTYNCNDTKFAFNYNIENVTGPHAPYDRFHINGVKLYSCKNIDITINDKNSLLDYAIVELDRPVEGVTPLSLRKQGAAELGDGVYMIGTPGGIPLKITDNATVFDSTSEVFFRTDLDAFHRNSGSPVLNEKTHEVEGILVRGRPDYQKQGTCKAIKKCDSKDCPEGEEVTKINATKVFDFIN is encoded by the coding sequence ATGAAATTAAAACTACTTATCTTATTGTCCCTTACCCTCAGTACTTTTGCTATGAATAAAGGTGTCTATGGAACTGATGATCGTGTTGAAGCGAGCCTCTATCATAATCCAATTATCAAAGAACAATCAAAAGCCGTTGCTGCGATGATATATAGTAGCCATATAAAAGAGATTGATGAAAATACCCATGAGCTTATGTGGGGAAAATATGGAATGCTTGATAACTTCTGTAAGGAGGTTCCCTTTCAAGGTCAGCCGACTTCGTCGAACTGCACGGCATTCTTAATCTCCCCAACGAAAGTAATGACCGCGGGACATTGTATGCGATCAACATATAACTGTAACGATACGAAGTTTGCTTTTAACTATAATATTGAAAATGTTACTGGTCCTCACGCTCCATATGACCGCTTTCATATTAATGGAGTAAAATTATATAGCTGTAAAAATATTGATATCACGATTAATGATAAAAACTCGCTTCTTGATTACGCAATTGTCGAACTAGATCGTCCAGTAGAAGGAGTAACTCCTCTTTCTCTTCGTAAACAAGGGGCCGCTGAGCTTGGTGACGGTGTTTATATGATTGGAACACCTGGGGGTATTCCTCTTAAAATTACCGACAATGCCACAGTATTTGATTCGACAAGTGAAGTCTTCTTTAGAACTGATCTCGATGCCTTTCATCGTAATTCCGGTTCACCAGTTTTAAATGAAAAAACACATGAGGTTGAAGGTATCTTAGTTAGAGGTCGTCCCGACTATCAAAAACAAGGAACCTGTAAAGCAATCAAGAAGTGTGATTCGAAAGATTGTCCAGAGGGCGAAGAAGTCACGAAAATTAATGCGACAAAGGTTTTTGATTTTATCAACTAG
- a CDS encoding LysR family transcriptional regulator, whose amino-acid sequence MRNGINFNHLEVFLSLARTLSFSETSKELGIAQPVVSKQIKALEEQFQRQLFFRTRQQVTLTDEGRELLASSRALYEQLCFRLNKYQKNDEEISGIVRIGCLLEVGEQIFTPIFSDLKKKYPQIKIHVKFMSTDQISAGVKSGDLHIGIMSQKVILESIRTYPIISEEIMMVTGKNSKFQKKNVLEQPFVLYREDDPLFEFYLRQVFPKTHKSKLNIDVMINSHKSMAEFIMKHEAIAILPSLSIREHLKSGKIKDVGPKSIEASLYMIHQELEYPDELVRVVSEFLLKQTKRKQEQWK is encoded by the coding sequence ATGAGAAACGGTATTAATTTTAATCACTTAGAAGTGTTTCTAAGTCTCGCTCGAACATTGAGTTTCTCTGAGACTTCAAAAGAACTTGGAATAGCACAGCCTGTTGTTTCTAAGCAAATCAAAGCATTAGAAGAGCAATTTCAACGCCAGCTCTTTTTTAGGACACGTCAACAAGTGACACTGACAGATGAGGGAAGAGAGCTCCTTGCAAGCTCACGAGCGTTGTATGAGCAGTTATGCTTTAGACTGAATAAGTATCAAAAGAATGATGAGGAAATATCGGGGATCGTTCGAATAGGATGCTTACTGGAAGTTGGAGAGCAGATCTTTACTCCTATTTTCTCTGACCTAAAGAAGAAGTATCCTCAAATTAAGATTCATGTAAAATTTATGTCCACTGATCAAATTTCAGCTGGTGTTAAAAGTGGTGACCTTCATATTGGGATCATGTCTCAAAAAGTAATTCTTGAAAGTATCCGTACGTATCCAATTATTTCCGAAGAGATAATGATGGTAACGGGTAAGAACTCAAAGTTCCAAAAAAAGAATGTTCTTGAACAGCCATTTGTTCTTTACCGTGAAGATGATCCTCTTTTTGAGTTTTATCTGAGACAAGTTTTTCCTAAAACACATAAAAGTAAACTAAATATTGATGTTATGATTAACTCCCATAAATCAATGGCCGAATTTATCATGAAGCATGAAGCAATCGCTATTCTTCCATCTTTAAGTATCAGAGAGCATCTTAAAAGTGGGAAGATAAAAGATGTAGGACCAAAAAGCATTGAAGCAAGTCTTTATATGATTCATCAAGAGCTTGAATATCCTGATGAGTTAGTCCGGGTTGTTTCGGAGTTTTTACTCAAGCAAACTAAGCGAAAGCAAGAGCAATGGAAATAA
- a CDS encoding ABC-2 family transporter protein, protein MKQNLLKWYQTILISWKKYTAYRLNFFLQIIGPAVVFFFIKYSLWNTIFSKNPGTTIGGYTFAAMITYHIWSFIVSLIAQGHTALNLSMDIRMGRISSYLIYPFNFWEFHTASFIGFQLLQFVVASVSLLIFSLLGILPDFTWNNLILGITCSFYVSLFWYTLQYLTGLISFWLEETWILRVILQIVTVFLSGAVIPLELFPAWAVNILEYTPFPYLTYYPIKIFSGAPVDLTNFFVVVSGWMILLTLANSYVWRKGLRLYTAAGM, encoded by the coding sequence TTGAAACAGAATTTATTAAAATGGTATCAAACCATCCTCATATCATGGAAAAAGTATACGGCATACCGTCTAAACTTCTTCCTGCAAATCATCGGTCCTGCCGTTGTCTTCTTCTTTATTAAGTATAGTCTTTGGAATACGATTTTTTCAAAAAATCCAGGTACGACAATTGGTGGTTATACTTTTGCTGCAATGATCACTTACCATATCTGGAGTTTTATCGTATCGCTAATTGCACAGGGACACACGGCCTTGAACCTTTCCATGGATATACGCATGGGAAGAATATCAAGTTATCTAATATATCCATTTAACTTTTGGGAATTTCATACGGCATCTTTTATCGGTTTTCAGCTCCTACAATTTGTCGTCGCAAGTGTGTCTCTTTTGATCTTTAGCCTACTTGGAATTCTTCCTGACTTTACCTGGAACAATTTAATTCTTGGAATAACTTGCTCGTTCTATGTGAGTCTCTTTTGGTATACTCTTCAATATCTCACGGGACTTATTTCTTTCTGGCTAGAAGAGACGTGGATTCTTCGCGTGATCCTACAAATAGTAACAGTATTTCTATCTGGTGCCGTTATACCACTTGAGCTTTTTCCAGCTTGGGCCGTAAATATTTTGGAGTACACACCGTTTCCATACTTAACGTACTATCCAATCAAGATTTTTTCAGGTGCTCCAGTAGATCTAACTAACTTCTTTGTCGTGGTTTCTGGCTGGATGATACTTTTAACCCTAGCAAATAGCTATGTTTGGCGTAAGGGCTTGAGACTCTACACAGCGGCGGGAATGTAA
- a CDS encoding MarC family protein — protein MEFNLKNIFSVTLILFSVIDIIGALPVVIDLRRKKGEIYPGKATIYSGLIMFAFLFVGSNILKLFGVDVLSFSAAGALIMFFLGLEMVLGIEIFKAHPDEAEINTPFVPLVFPLLAGAGVMTTLISLRAEYGKWDIGFGIVINLIIIYGVLKLSGVIQKFLGNSGASVLRKLFGIILLAIAIKLFKKSFGLV, from the coding sequence ATGGAATTTAATTTAAAGAATATATTTTCAGTTACACTAATTTTGTTTTCCGTTATTGATATCATTGGAGCGCTTCCTGTGGTTATCGATTTGAGAAGAAAAAAAGGCGAGATTTATCCTGGTAAGGCTACTATTTATTCCGGTCTTATCATGTTCGCCTTTCTCTTTGTTGGATCAAATATCTTAAAGCTTTTCGGCGTTGATGTTCTATCATTTTCGGCTGCTGGGGCGTTGATTATGTTCTTCCTTGGTCTTGAGATGGTTCTAGGGATAGAGATTTTTAAGGCCCATCCCGATGAGGCCGAAATTAATACGCCATTTGTTCCACTGGTTTTTCCTCTTCTTGCTGGTGCGGGTGTAATGACTACTCTTATTTCTCTCCGTGCGGAGTATGGAAAGTGGGATATTGGTTTTGGGATCGTTATTAATTTGATTATTATTTATGGAGTCTTGAAACTTTCTGGAGTCATTCAAAAATTTCTTGGAAATTCTGGTGCGAGTGTTCTTAGAAAGCTTTTCGGAATTATTCTTCTTGCTATCGCAATAAAGCTATTTAAAAAGAGTTTTGGTTTAGTATAA
- a CDS encoding carboxymuconolactone decarboxylase family protein: MSRVKLVEPTSINGEHGEVLKSIKGAFGTVPNMFKAIGNSHAGLESMWTSFGALGKGTIGSKLGEQIAVYVADLNRCEYCLAAHTVLGKNAGASAEEMSEAQRGKAQDSKTQAALVFTKKLVLNRGAVEDSDVEAVRDAGFNDSEITEILAHVALNIFTNYTNVAFNVPVDFPKVSLT; this comes from the coding sequence ATGTCTAGAGTAAAATTAGTAGAACCAACTTCAATTAATGGTGAGCACGGAGAAGTACTTAAATCAATTAAAGGAGCTTTTGGAACTGTTCCAAATATGTTTAAGGCGATTGGAAATTCTCATGCGGGTCTTGAAAGCATGTGGACTTCTTTTGGGGCCCTTGGAAAAGGAACAATTGGCTCTAAGCTTGGAGAGCAAATTGCTGTCTACGTTGCAGATTTAAACAGATGTGAATACTGTCTTGCTGCTCATACTGTTTTAGGAAAAAATGCTGGAGCAAGCGCTGAAGAAATGTCTGAAGCACAAAGAGGAAAGGCACAAGACTCTAAAACTCAAGCTGCACTAGTATTTACAAAGAAGCTTGTTTTAAATCGCGGAGCCGTAGAAGATAGTGATGTGGAAGCCGTAAGAGATGCTGGCTTTAATGATAGTGAAATTACTGAAATTTTAGCTCATGTGGCTTTAAATATTTTTACTAATTACACAAATGTCGCTTTCAATGTTCCTGTAGACTTTCCGAAAGTGAGTCTTACCTAG
- a CDS encoding peroxiredoxin — protein sequence MKAKELKIEKWLNVNEVFELNVESRKIKVIHVFQMLCPGCVYRGIPQTIELFNKFNGTEVAVVGLHSVFENHHVMTAEALEVFIHEWRLPFPVGIDLRLEGQWMPETMRTYQLQGTPSLIIIDHLGEVKLSAFGHLDLDRVESLISSLIIKMKTSV from the coding sequence ATGAAAGCTAAAGAATTAAAAATTGAGAAATGGCTAAATGTAAACGAAGTATTTGAACTGAATGTTGAATCTAGAAAAATAAAAGTTATTCATGTTTTTCAAATGCTGTGTCCTGGATGTGTTTATCGTGGAATTCCACAAACGATTGAGCTCTTTAATAAGTTCAATGGAACTGAGGTCGCCGTTGTCGGATTACACTCGGTCTTTGAAAATCACCATGTGATGACAGCTGAAGCTTTGGAAGTTTTTATTCATGAATGGCGCTTACCGTTTCCTGTTGGGATTGATTTAAGGCTTGAGGGGCAGTGGATGCCAGAAACAATGAGAACCTATCAGCTACAAGGAACACCGAGTTTAATTATTATTGATCATCTTGGTGAAGTTAAATTGTCTGCATTTGGTCACTTAGATTTAGATAGAGTCGAGAGTCTTATCTCGAGTTTAATAATAAAAATGAAGACCTCTGTTTAG
- the msrA gene encoding peptide-methionine (S)-S-oxide reductase MsrA: MSEIAVFGAGCFWGVEERFRTLSGVNSTEVGYCGGNLPNPSYKEVCTGTTDHAEVVKIDFNPRDITYRELLDIFFRSHNPTTLNRQGPDVGTQYRSVVFYSTEEQKVIAEEVLKEQQESGRFDLPIVTQIVELNNYFAAEEYHQKYLYKKGVTSCGL; the protein is encoded by the coding sequence ATGAGCGAAATCGCAGTTTTTGGTGCAGGATGTTTTTGGGGTGTTGAGGAGAGATTTAGAACTCTCTCTGGAGTGAACTCGACTGAAGTTGGTTACTGTGGGGGTAATCTACCTAATCCGTCTTATAAAGAAGTATGTACTGGGACGACTGATCATGCAGAGGTTGTAAAGATCGATTTTAACCCACGTGATATAACATATCGTGAGCTTCTTGATATTTTCTTTAGAAGTCATAATCCTACGACATTGAATCGGCAGGGGCCAGATGTTGGAACGCAATATCGTTCGGTAGTATTTTATTCTACTGAGGAACAGAAGGTGATTGCAGAGGAAGTATTAAAAGAGCAGCAGGAAAGTGGGAGATTTGATCTTCCGATTGTCACTCAAATTGTCGAATTAAATAATTACTTTGCTGCGGAAGAATATCATCAGAAATACTTATATAAGAAAGGTGTAACGAGCTGTGGACTCTAG
- a CDS encoding Fic family protein — translation MNSREILTFLKTPLDTTHGEIFHKLIQEIKTLEGKLNHCERPNWSTLARARLFASTTNTKVVTDSLYKWDAANQYISREIQNDSNLDINLVSKINAILIGDEDNIRSGPIYCNDISYIDASFIEDATQDFSNLILRGNFSCTFEKAFHIYLWLTTLHIFKDGNGRTGRLAADFILMKEGKLPICFESTVDAQVAQLQEKKVRSKEESYLKFLKAVRRSYLILTSP, via the coding sequence ATGAATTCAAGAGAAATTCTCACATTTTTAAAAACTCCCCTTGATACAACTCATGGGGAGATCTTTCATAAACTCATTCAAGAAATCAAAACTCTTGAGGGAAAGCTTAATCATTGTGAAAGACCAAACTGGTCAACTCTCGCAAGAGCTAGACTTTTTGCCTCCACGACAAATACTAAAGTGGTTACAGACAGTCTTTACAAATGGGATGCAGCAAATCAGTATATAAGTAGAGAAATACAAAATGACAGCAATTTAGATATTAATCTAGTTTCAAAAATAAATGCGATACTTATTGGGGATGAAGATAATATTAGGTCAGGTCCTATATATTGTAATGACATTAGCTATATTGACGCCAGTTTTATTGAAGATGCCACACAAGATTTTTCTAACCTTATCCTAAGAGGAAACTTCTCTTGTACTTTTGAGAAGGCCTTTCATATATATCTCTGGCTAACCACATTACACATTTTCAAGGATGGTAATGGAAGGACTGGCAGACTTGCCGCTGATTTTATTCTTATGAAAGAAGGGAAGCTACCAATATGTTTTGAATCAACTGTAGACGCACAAGTTGCACAACTTCAAGAAAAGAAAGTACGCTCAAAAGAAGAGAGTTATCTTAAATTTCTGAAGGCCGTACGGCGTAGTTACTTAATCCTTACTTCACCCTAG
- a CDS encoding DUF2059 domain-containing protein, with the protein MKKIFIVLSLIIQISGAAQVGEKSPARPSKEKVEYFLEISGLDGLSEKVSEYLYLLELKKNKNLLKSKVEVKKVIDRYYSKKQVMELLVENYSTKFSEKEINKLIAIFETNVMKKMMASQGTSIKEVLNLIKSKENTEFKAELGRLAK; encoded by the coding sequence ATGAAAAAAATATTTATAGTCCTATCGTTAATAATTCAGATTTCTGGTGCAGCACAAGTGGGTGAAAAGTCACCTGCTCGTCCATCAAAAGAAAAGGTCGAATACTTTTTAGAGATTAGTGGCCTAGATGGATTGAGCGAGAAGGTGAGTGAGTATCTTTATCTTCTTGAGCTAAAGAAAAATAAGAATCTTCTAAAGTCTAAAGTTGAAGTCAAAAAAGTTATTGATAGATATTATTCTAAAAAACAGGTCATGGAGCTCTTAGTAGAGAATTATTCAACAAAGTTTTCAGAAAAAGAAATTAATAAACTAATCGCAATTTTTGAAACAAATGTGATGAAAAAAATGATGGCCAGCCAGGGCACATCAATTAAAGAAGTTCTAAATCTGATTAAGTCAAAAGAAAATACAGAGTTCAAAGCAGAGCTTGGAAGACTTGCAAAGTAA
- a CDS encoding helix-turn-helix domain-containing protein: MEEKINIKFMIEDIVGCKWSLSVLDMLDRGINRPGIMTREFDGLTTKVLNERLRKLMKYKIIEKIEYDEVPPRVEYIYTKFGLKFLKIVNEIRKLEEEFCLE; encoded by the coding sequence ATGGAAGAAAAAATAAATATAAAATTTATGATCGAAGATATTGTTGGCTGTAAATGGTCTCTCTCTGTTCTCGATATGCTTGATCGTGGAATAAATAGACCTGGCATTATGACAAGAGAGTTTGATGGTCTAACAACAAAAGTGCTAAACGAAAGACTTCGTAAATTGATGAAGTATAAAATTATTGAGAAAATTGAATATGATGAAGTTCCACCACGGGTAGAATATATCTACACCAAATTTGGTCTTAAATTTCTTAAGATCGTAAATGAGATAAGAAAATTAGAAGAGGAATTTTGTTTGGAGTAA
- a CDS encoding ATP-binding cassette domain-containing protein has product MIRTKELTKTFKSYKKQPGIKGAFGAFFKRDEISKNAVDSFDLEVNQGEVIGLLGPNGAGKTTLMKMLTGIIVPSSGEIEIAGHVPWKREKEFRKKIALVMGQKSQLWWDIPSLDSFKLLQKYYEIPDKRFNEKINMMGELLHVKDLFHVHVRKLSLGERMKLELMASLLHDPEVLFLDEPTIGLDLIAQENIRNFIKEYHELNKLTVVLTSHYMADVQALCPHLVLIAGGKKTYDGPISKFEKILGHKKSVVFNFNQVIDRTDDFWTGLDLTFSDKGDEVELRLEESEVREISAAILNRFPVTDFYTEKMPIEKVMKKIMEDPNIVLGK; this is encoded by the coding sequence ATGATAAGAACAAAAGAACTCACAAAAACATTTAAAAGTTATAAAAAACAGCCAGGAATTAAAGGCGCATTCGGAGCATTCTTTAAAAGAGATGAAATCTCAAAAAATGCTGTTGATAGTTTTGACCTTGAAGTTAACCAAGGTGAAGTCATCGGACTGCTAGGCCCTAACGGTGCAGGCAAGACAACTCTGATGAAAATGCTAACCGGAATTATCGTTCCAAGCTCAGGGGAGATTGAAATTGCAGGGCATGTGCCTTGGAAACGCGAAAAGGAATTCAGAAAGAAGATCGCACTCGTGATGGGACAGAAGTCTCAGCTTTGGTGGGATATCCCTTCTCTTGATTCGTTTAAACTTCTCCAAAAGTATTACGAAATTCCAGACAAGCGTTTCAATGAAAAGATCAATATGATGGGAGAACTCCTTCATGTTAAAGATCTCTTTCATGTACATGTAAGAAAACTCTCGCTTGGCGAAAGAATGAAACTTGAGCTTATGGCATCGCTTCTTCACGACCCCGAAGTTCTCTTCCTTGATGAACCAACAATTGGTCTCGACCTAATTGCTCAAGAAAACATAAGAAACTTCATTAAAGAGTATCATGAACTAAATAAGCTTACAGTTGTTCTGACATCACATTATATGGCCGACGTTCAGGCCCTGTGCCCTCACCTCGTCCTCATTGCCGGAGGCAAGAAAACTTATGATGGTCCAATCTCAAAATTTGAAAAAATTCTCGGTCATAAGAAGAGTGTTGTTTTTAACTTTAATCAAGTAATTGATCGAACAGATGATTTCTGGACAGGACTTGATCTTACTTTCTCAGATAAAGGAGATGAAGTTGAGCTTCGTCTTGAAGAAAGTGAAGTCAGAGAGATTTCTGCAGCTATACTTAACCGTTTTCCAGTAACAGACTTTTACACGGAGAAAATGCCGATTGAAAAAGTTATGAAGAAAATTATGGAAGACCCAAATATTGTTTTAGGAAAGTAA
- a CDS encoding RNA-binding protein — protein MTATLYVGNLNYERDDKGLKAIFSHYGRIKFIDIIKDDKGRSKGYAFIKMERAEDAKKAIAALDGKIIDKRTLKVSIANERADVVKKPFIEKYDEEEKEDIKVSFKKKKKDAQGLSLLMDMKSRKFKSSTLGK, from the coding sequence ATGACTGCAACACTATATGTTGGAAATTTAAATTATGAAAGAGACGACAAAGGCCTTAAGGCTATCTTCTCTCATTACGGTAGAATCAAGTTCATCGATATTATTAAAGATGATAAGGGAAGAAGTAAGGGTTATGCCTTCATTAAGATGGAAAGAGCTGAAGATGCAAAAAAAGCTATTGCAGCACTTGATGGGAAAATCATTGATAAGAGAACCCTAAAAGTTAGTATCGCAAATGAAAGGGCTGATGTTGTAAAGAAGCCTTTTATTGAAAAATATGATGAAGAAGAAAAAGAAGACATCAAAGTGAGTTTCAAAAAGAAGAAGAAAGATGCTCAAGGCTTAAGTCTTCTTATGGATATGAAATCTCGAAAATTCAAAAGCAGCACTCTAGGCAAGTAG
- a CDS encoding acylphosphatase, whose translation MKVSFYVYGRVQAVMFRKTFCYGAIARKLEAGATNDRQNRERVLCSVCGDSDNIQQFLEELQTLDTLNSWGAKVLNIEVLEEFHDLEKHEITTTNVDHKPRTQDIEFFL comes from the coding sequence ATGAAAGTATCATTCTACGTTTATGGACGTGTCCAAGCGGTCATGTTTAGAAAGACATTTTGTTATGGGGCCATTGCCAGAAAGTTAGAGGCCGGAGCAACTAATGATCGTCAAAACCGTGAGCGTGTTCTTTGTAGTGTTTGCGGAGATAGTGATAATATTCAACAATTTCTCGAAGAACTTCAAACGCTAGATACTCTTAATTCTTGGGGAGCGAAGGTTTTAAATATCGAAGTTTTGGAGGAGTTTCATGATCTTGAGAAGCATGAAATTACTACGACCAACGTTGATCATAAACCACGTACTCAGGATATAGAATTCTTTCTCTAG
- a CDS encoding ABC transporter permease: MKIFKEINHYLQVYGKFASTSISEATSFRTSFILMIFMDVFFNLSSLFTISIIYDHVSLVGNWNKDQLLFFTCFMLVVDCFHMLFLSHGFWRFSDDLKTGNLDYTLLRPVSSIFTVFFRHFKPSSIPDLFLTVGLLIYFGIKVGLEIWQWIAIPFLVLISFTLLALIEFIISCAMFWLVEGLGVNFLRMQLQSMSRMPDFIYNPFMKRVLTFCIPILLVGSGPVQFLFDASKWDYVAYMIAAIILCYYFLIYLWNKGLNFYDSASS, from the coding sequence ATGAAGATATTTAAAGAAATTAATCACTACCTTCAAGTCTATGGAAAATTTGCCTCGACCTCGATTTCTGAGGCAACAAGCTTTAGAACAAGTTTTATTCTCATGATTTTCATGGATGTCTTTTTCAACCTTTCATCACTTTTTACAATTAGTATTATTTACGATCACGTTTCTTTGGTTGGAAATTGGAACAAGGATCAACTACTATTTTTTACTTGCTTCATGCTTGTGGTTGATTGTTTTCACATGCTTTTTTTGAGCCATGGGTTTTGGCGATTCTCCGATGATCTAAAAACGGGAAATCTCGACTACACACTACTGAGACCAGTAAGTTCTATCTTTACTGTCTTCTTTAGACACTTCAAGCCCTCATCAATCCCGGATTTATTTTTAACAGTAGGATTACTTATTTATTTTGGAATAAAAGTTGGACTTGAAATTTGGCAGTGGATTGCAATTCCATTTCTCGTCCTTATCTCTTTCACGCTCTTGGCACTTATTGAGTTTATTATTTCATGCGCAATGTTTTGGTTGGTTGAAGGACTTGGAGTTAACTTTCTTCGTATGCAGCTGCAGTCAATGTCACGAATGCCAGACTTCATCTATAACCCATTTATGAAGAGAGTGCTTACATTCTGCATCCCAATTCTCTTAGTTGGTTCAGGCCCTGTGCAATTTCTATTTGATGCGAGTAAATGGGACTATGTTGCTTACATGATCGCAGCTATCATTCTATGCTACTACTTCTTGATCTATCTATGGAATAAGGGACTTAACTTTTACGACTCAGCTTCGAGCTAA
- a CDS encoding YggS family pyridoxal phosphate-dependent enzyme, protein MNKCNRDIILSNLDRIKEGIIHSCQRVGRNPSEINILPVTKTRSLEEVSCLRDIGYREFGENLVKEGVRKYTTSENGIWIMIGHLQTNKVKDVVRFAKEVHSVDSIKLINALEKELQRSNKIMRGMLQVNTSGETSKYGFSEAELFDNLDEISKLEYLKIDGVMTLALNSKNEADVRKCFEKLKSIQTKINNMNVLENEVTRISMGMSGDYKIAIEEGATDLRLGQAIFGPRETPDSFYWPA, encoded by the coding sequence ATGAATAAATGTAATAGAGATATTATCTTAAGCAATCTAGATCGAATTAAGGAAGGTATCATTCATTCTTGCCAGCGAGTCGGAAGAAATCCATCTGAAATTAATATACTTCCAGTTACTAAAACCCGAAGTTTAGAAGAGGTTTCTTGTCTTCGAGACATTGGTTATCGTGAATTCGGAGAAAATCTTGTTAAGGAAGGGGTTAGGAAATACACTACAAGTGAAAATGGAATATGGATAATGATAGGTCATCTTCAAACGAATAAAGTTAAAGATGTTGTTCGTTTTGCAAAAGAAGTCCATTCTGTTGATAGTATAAAGCTGATTAATGCATTAGAAAAAGAATTGCAGCGATCTAATAAGATTATGCGCGGAATGCTTCAGGTAAATACTTCTGGGGAGACATCAAAATATGGGTTTTCAGAAGCTGAACTTTTTGACAATTTGGATGAAATATCAAAATTAGAGTACTTGAAAATTGATGGAGTGATGACTCTTGCTCTTAATTCGAAAAATGAAGCCGATGTAAGAAAGTGCTTTGAAAAATTAAAAAGCATTCAAACAAAGATTAATAATATGAATGTTCTAGAAAATGAAGTTACACGAATTTCAATGGGGATGAGTGGGGATTACAAAATTGCAATCGAGGAAGGGGCTACTGATCTCAGATTAGGGCAGGCGATCTTTGGACCACGTGAAACACCCGATTCGTTTTATTGGCCGGCCTAG
- the thpR gene encoding RNA 2',3'-cyclic phosphodiesterase: MKRLFLAIEIPEDIRDDLLDLRINTFNVNWTPFENMHLTLQFLGDSFNDNDVESICSKLSRVRNSAFDLTLSSVGYFGSENNPRVLYCGVEKEQTLLDLQKQIVDSLRSFEFDMEVRKYIPHVTLGRPKKLPYEEVARFLQSFSIFRSEVFHVDKYLLMESILTRHGPVYNVLEEFELYEMDGL; encoded by the coding sequence ATGAAAAGATTATTTCTTGCCATTGAGATCCCTGAGGATATCAGGGATGATCTCTTAGATTTAAGAATCAATACATTTAATGTTAATTGGACGCCATTTGAGAATATGCATTTGACACTGCAGTTTCTTGGCGATTCTTTCAATGATAATGATGTGGAATCAATTTGTTCAAAATTATCACGAGTAAGAAACAGTGCTTTTGATCTCACTCTTAGTTCTGTGGGATATTTTGGTAGTGAGAATAACCCTCGTGTTCTTTATTGTGGGGTTGAGAAAGAGCAGACCTTACTTGATTTGCAAAAGCAAATTGTCGATTCGCTTCGAAGTTTTGAGTTTGATATGGAAGTGAGAAAGTATATTCCACATGTAACTCTAGGAAGGCCCAAAAAGTTGCCTTATGAAGAAGTTGCAAGATTCCTTCAAAGTTTCTCAATCTTTAGAAGTGAAGTATTTCATGTAGATAAGTATTTACTTATGGAGAGTATTTTAACTCGTCATGGACCTGTGTATAATGTTTTAGAAGAGTTTGAATTATATGAGATGGATGGGTTATGA